aggtTTAAAGGCGCAAGTgtttgataataatagtaaattaaaaataaacttaTATCAGGTGATAATTAGTAATGACCATTTATTTAAAAACTCTAGATGGTTGTAACTATAATTATTGAAGAAGGGAAATAATTTGAAGTGTTAACATgtttattttaaacaaaactcTACGTGAACAGGAATATGAAAGCCAGTTGCATTTCTAGTTCTATGTTTATTAATACTGAAATTCAAAACTAAAATATTTAGTgagataaaaatacaatttgcatTATATAAATACAGGATCCTATTActtgatacatgtacaaatcATGGAACCGCATGATTTTGAACGAATTACATAAATAGATATAGGTAATATCATGGATGCATGGATGTATGGACAATAATTTTAAATGTACGTTTCTGTAAATTTGCCATTCTATATATGTAGGCGACAGATGAGTCACCATACAttctttatataatatataaatatggaAGTATAACTTAAACAAATAGTCCCCCCATTCACTGACTCGTGAGAGACCATGCTGATACAACTGTACTGTTGTCTCTCGTTGATGCTAACGCACTCCATTGCCTTATTTATTTCTCTCAGATAAATCGTTGTAGATGATAatacttttttatattgtattttttcttctttttagacCGGAAAATAAGTTGACGATACAATATCAGTTAATTTGGCTACTATACTTCAATCATATATTTAATATATAGTTTGCCTCtgcatcgttttttttttctatattgtatttttgtttttccagTCAAAAATATTGTCACtatgtaatgtatttttttgccatattatgattatgtctcACACATTTGTAAATaagttttgtatattattccaataaatgcagaaagTCCTGCCCagaaattaaaagatttaaGGCGGTTTTTGATTCCTCGCATCAATGTATTTGACATCAGTTTTTAAATAACTCAGTTGGGATCGGTTCAGTTTGGGAAATGATGTCAGCTATTATAAAGCTATGTTTCAGATACTTTGGTAGTGCTAGTGATAGAAGAAGACTGTTTCCCACCGCGCTcgtttttcaccttttttaagTTGATTTTCTTGTCTTTATCCGAAGTCTTCTTTTTCGCCTTCATGCCATCGATATAAACGATGAAGGTATATAGGAACGGATTGATTGATGAATTGATAGGGACGATGAGAATTACTGTCCAAGCATAGAGGGAAGGATCAAGGGTGACTGCACCGGTCTGAGAAAGGATACCCATGATGATGACTGGCATCCAACACGCGAGGTCAGTAGCAACGATCATCGCCATACGAACAGCTAGTTTAGTCTCTTGCTTGATGGATTTGCTATTGCGGACATTCTTTGAAGCACTTGAGGATTTGATGAAGATCATAACATAACAAATTAAGATGAATGTGAACGAGACAAGATTGAAaccaatgaaaattatgatggaGAACAACCATGGAGGCCTGGATTCACCTTCAGTGATCCTGTAATTTACCATATACTCAAAGAAGAAATCTCCACTGATTTCCAATACTCCAGTGTCTTCCACCTCAACATGAAGCGGTAGACCAAGGCATACGTCAGAAAGTCCATACACGTCAGGTCTGTATGATGTAACAATGACCAGTGCAAGACTCAACAATACAGTGAACGACCAGGCTGCACCAACGAGAATCAAAGATCCCTTGTGGCGAATCTTAAACTCTGGCTTGAAAGGAAACATAATGCATATTAACCTATCAATGGATATCAAAGTCAGGGTTAGAACCGATGCCTCGCTGGATAAGAACCCTAGAAATCCAGCAAACCGACACAAGTTGGAATTGCGCCACTGAGGGGCGCTGAGATAAAACTTGTTGCCATACTCCAGATCTGCTGACGTAATGATAATCATGTAGAGTCCCATCAAAATATCAGCCATGGCTAAGCTGCTTATCATTGTATTCTGgaccttatttttgtgtttctTTTTATCCCGAGTCCGGATGAAGAGAACGGCGCCGTTGCCACCTATGGCCAATAAACCCATGACCCATCCTgcaatcctcaaggccaagttTGGATATAATCTGCTACAGGTGTCCAAGGGACTGGTCTGGGATGTCCTCGCACAAGTAGTATTATCCGAAAGAAGACAGCACAGGCGATTGTCCGAAGTCGACCTAGATACAAAATCAACAAATAGATAAATTGTTAGTAAGATGCACACGCATTCTAGCTTAGATAAACTGGTGTCACTAACACTTAAACCTTCAACTTTGAAAGTTGTTACGGGAGATTCCTGGTAAGATGATGGTACATTTTATATCTGACATATCAAACGCTATCGACCGGGCAAAATAAACTCTTGGAtgaaattagacgaaatgaataaatagcagtaaagaaatattattattttccctTAACCTTACCAGGTACCCTAAATACTCTCTGAACAAAACATACACATATTAAACTGACACACGTCTCCTTAAATggaaatccagccttggccataaagtgttgtgttgggaaggagaaaaataaattaaacagaatggtgaaagtttgaaagaaattggacaagcaataagaaagttatagctgctttaaaattgagatcactattagtatgtagatttcaaattggcaagtgggtaagtaaattatgacaaggggcaaggacaagatcccataggccatgtattttgttatcagggatttgtggttttctcctaagtacccattcccatggggcagtaatctaaatataacccaggtagtatattgcttaatgtcctcatgaaagaaaaatataatttgaaatattttttttggggaaaatgacatttaagccataatatgtattggagtacatggaagagtagtccttgccttatatcactatgacatcacatatgcggccaatttgaagtctccatgagtatagtgattaccaatatttacaacttttaaaactttcttgttgtttgtccaatattgtccaaactttcacctatcaactttttttataaaaacaagtttttatttgggttggattcccctttaaaaaatgtatacgTTTCCATCAAGTCACGTAGACATAGCTACAGGTTATATTACCTAAGTACACATTTTCCTATGTGGTTAGCTGATGTGTACTGTAAAAAAATTGCGAACAATCTGAGACCCTCggtattatttttagaatgttattTATTCTCCTCTGGAACTGAAAGCCGTGTAGGCATTGTGACATTGATTTTGACGTCTACTTCTAGTCAGAATAATTTGTGTGGCTTTCCCCtaccttttttatatttgtttcaagGATAagatacattttgtt
This Lytechinus pictus isolate F3 Inbred chromosome 9, Lp3.0, whole genome shotgun sequence DNA region includes the following protein-coding sequences:
- the LOC129268370 gene encoding G-protein coupled receptor GRL101-like, whose product is MSTSDNRLCCLLSDNTTCARTSQTSPLDTCSRLYPNLALRIAGWVMGLLAIGGNGAVLFIRTRDKKKHKNKVQNTMISSLAMADILMGLYMIIITSADLEYGNKFYLSAPQWRNSNLCRFAGFLGFLSSEASVLTLTLISIDRLICIMFPFKPEFKIRHKGSLILVGAAWSFTVLLSLALVIVTSYRPDVYGLSDVCLGLPLHVEVEDTGVLEISGDFFFEYMVNYRITEGESRPPWLFSIIIFIGFNLVSFTFILICYVMIFIKSSSASKNVRNSKSIKQETKLAVRMAMIVATDLACWMPVIIMGILSQTGAVTLDPSLYAWTVILIVPINSSINPFLYTFIVYIDGMKAKKKTSDKDKKINLKKVKNERGGKQSSSITSTTKVSET